A portion of the Luxibacter massiliensis genome contains these proteins:
- a CDS encoding TetR/AcrR family transcriptional regulator translates to MPKGIMLTPEQQEERREEIISVALQLIEKNGFQKTSMREIAILANMGKSSLYDFFKTKDEIVVYAVEKEIEETIKKVHRIIADESSPEQCLRKIMLNHLGVPKQYRTVLMWLNTESDYLEEDYRKRLKTARYTYQDIIKSVIENGVESGVFRKTDADLVARLLINSIISIIYTSRPSASPEKMLDETMDIFLHGIMKDGGELL, encoded by the coding sequence ATGCCAAAAGGAATTATGCTTACACCAGAACAACAAGAAGAGCGCCGAGAAGAAATAATCAGTGTTGCTTTGCAGCTCATAGAGAAAAATGGATTCCAAAAAACATCAATGAGGGAAATTGCGATTTTAGCAAACATGGGAAAGTCCAGTCTGTATGATTTTTTCAAAACGAAAGACGAGATTGTTGTATATGCAGTTGAGAAAGAAATAGAAGAAACAATTAAAAAGGTTCATAGGATTATTGCCGATGAATCCTCGCCGGAACAGTGTCTTAGAAAAATCATGCTGAATCATCTTGGAGTACCAAAGCAGTATCGAACGGTGCTGATGTGGTTAAATACAGAATCTGACTATTTAGAAGAAGATTATCGAAAGCGGCTGAAAACTGCGCGTTACACATATCAGGATATTATAAAATCTGTAATTGAAAATGGAGTGGAATCAGGCGTCTTCCGTAAGACGGATGCCGATTTAGTGGCGCGTTTGTTAATTAACTCCATTATATCAATCATTTACACATCCCGACCATCAGCCAGTCCGGAGAAAATGCTTGATGAAACAATGGATATATTTCTACACGGAATTATGAAAGATGGAGGTGAATTATTATGA
- a CDS encoding DUF3781 domain-containing protein codes for MQNNELLNHLDKLHTTELGVERIKRNLALDTDHVVDWCRNRISSVEASMWRR; via the coding sequence ATGCAGAACAACGAATTACTGAATCATTTGGATAAGCTACATACGACCGAATTGGGTGTAGAAAGAATCAAGAGAAACCTTGCTTTGGATACCGATCATGTTGTTGATTGGTGCAGAAATAGGATATCTTCTGTTGAAGCATCCATGTGGAGACGGTAG
- a CDS encoding DUF1697 domain-containing protein, with amino-acid sequence MEEATRYIALLRGVNISGKNKVPMAELKKIFEELGFGAVKTYLNSGNVIFSSDEENIGSLTDRIETTIKKWFGLDIPVFVTSKEELEDILQHAPDWWGDENKEIYDNLIFIMPPATFAEVRDEIGEPREGLEKIKNYKAAVFWSFSRKDYQKTNWWRETASANISGKLTIRTANTVRKIAGM; translated from the coding sequence ATGGAGGAAGCAACGAGATATATTGCGCTTTTGCGCGGTGTTAATATAAGTGGAAAAAATAAAGTTCCGATGGCTGAACTGAAGAAAATTTTTGAGGAGCTTGGGTTCGGAGCGGTTAAGACCTATCTGAACAGTGGCAATGTGATTTTTTCAAGTGATGAAGAGAATATAGGGAGCCTTACAGACCGGATTGAAACAACGATAAAAAAGTGGTTTGGTCTGGATATTCCGGTTTTCGTCACATCAAAAGAGGAGCTCGAAGATATTTTGCAACACGCGCCTGACTGGTGGGGTGATGAAAATAAGGAAATCTATGATAATCTGATTTTTATTATGCCTCCGGCTACATTTGCTGAAGTGCGGGACGAGATCGGAGAACCCAGGGAAGGATTAGAAAAGATTAAGAATTATAAGGCAGCGGTATTCTGGTCTTTCAGCCGAAAGGATTATCAAAAAACAAACTGGTGGAGGGAGACGGCAAGTGCGAACATCAGCGGCAAACTGACAATCAGAACAGCAAACACTGTCAGGAAGATTGCCGGAATGTAG
- a CDS encoding nucleotidyltransferase domain-containing protein: protein MDKKETATKEDLMAVVSLFENMGILYWVDGGWGVDLLAGKQTRDHRDIDINFDAQYTERLLDILSEHGYKVETDWKPVRIELYSDEYGYLDIHPFVLNDDGTSKQADLEGGWYEFEKDYFGSAVFEGRTIPCISLKGQKIFHSGYELRDKDKHDLSVLESISE from the coding sequence ATGGATAAAAAAGAAACGGCAACAAAAGAAGACTTGATGGCAGTCGTTAGCCTGTTTGAAAATATGGGAATACTATATTGGGTGGACGGTGGCTGGGGGGTTGATCTATTGGCGGGTAAACAGACAAGGGATCATAGAGATATTGATATCAACTTTGACGCTCAATATACAGAAAGACTATTAGATATACTTTCGGAGCATGGTTATAAAGTAGAGACGGATTGGAAACCTGTTAGAATAGAGTTATATAGCGATGAATACGGTTATTTGGACATCCATCCATTTGTTTTGAATGATGACGGGACGTCAAAACAAGCCGATTTGGAAGGCGGCTGGTACGAGTTTGAGAAGGACTATTTTGGTAGTGCTGTTTTTGAGGGTAGAACAATTCCCTGTATATCTTTGAAAGGACAAAAAATTTTTCACTCGGGTTATGAGCTAAGGGATAAGGACAAGCATGATCTTTCTGTCCTTGAAAGTATATCAGAATAA
- a CDS encoding DUF3795 domain-containing protein yields the protein MINKKMMAFCGTYCGVCEWKDKIGCKGCKANRGIMFWGKCDKAICCIEKGLEHCGECSDMPCQKLRDLFDDPEHGDHGARLRNLKNWKDGIYAYEKLGNTAQETAKSLKAIENTND from the coding sequence ATGATAAATAAAAAAATGATGGCCTTTTGTGGTACATATTGCGGCGTGTGTGAATGGAAAGATAAAATCGGGTGTAAGGGCTGCAAAGCCAATAGAGGGATTATGTTTTGGGGTAAGTGCGATAAAGCAATATGCTGTATAGAAAAGGGGCTTGAACATTGTGGGGAATGCTCAGATATGCCCTGCCAAAAGCTCAGAGACCTGTTTGATGATCCAGAGCATGGTGATCACGGAGCAAGACTTCGCAATCTGAAAAATTGGAAAGACGGCATTTATGCCTATGAAAAATTAGGTAATACAGCGCAAGAGACGGCAAAAAGTTTGAAAGCAATAGAAAATACCAATGACTAG
- a CDS encoding DUF3795 domain-containing protein translates to MKMPEKIDISMFAPCGMNCKVCYKHCYHKKPCAGCLNSDKGKPEHCRKCKIKDCIKEKALSHCFECAEYPCELIKNLEKSYNKRYQASLIENSSFVQEQDLEHFMEQQKIKYTCSKCGGIISIHDRECSECQEKMK, encoded by the coding sequence ATGAAAATGCCAGAAAAAATTGATATAAGTATGTTTGCTCCATGTGGAATGAATTGTAAAGTTTGTTATAAGCACTGTTACCATAAAAAACCTTGTGCTGGGTGCTTGAATAGTGATAAAGGGAAACCTGAACATTGTCGTAAATGTAAAATAAAGGACTGTATCAAAGAAAAAGCGTTATCCCATTGTTTTGAATGTGCTGAATATCCATGTGAGTTGATTAAAAACCTTGAAAAAAGCTATAACAAACGGTATCAAGCAAGTCTTATAGAAAACAGCAGTTTTGTTCAAGAACAAGATTTGGAGCATTTCATGGAACAGCAAAAAATAAAATATACTTGTTCTAAATGTGGTGGAATTATTTCTATTCACGATAGAGAATGTAGCGAGTGTCAAGAAAAAATGAAATAG
- a CDS encoding CatA-like O-acetyltransferase yields MANEYKVIDEKTWDRAMHCMIFRDSVEPAFCVTFEADITRFRRMVKEQGLSFTLAMVHAVCKCANEIEAFRYRFVDGQIVLFEKIDTAFTYLNQETELFKVVNVPMIDDLKEYCELATKVANEQKEYFTGPLGNDVFQCSPMPWVTYTHISHTNSGKKDNATPLFDWGKYYEKDGKLLIPISVQAHHSFVDGLHIGQFVEKLQKLLNEW; encoded by the coding sequence ATGGCAAATGAATATAAAGTAATTGATGAAAAAACATGGGATAGGGCAATGCACTGTATGATTTTTAGAGACAGTGTTGAACCAGCATTTTGCGTAACCTTTGAAGCAGATATTACAAGATTTAGGCGCATGGTAAAGGAGCAAGGACTTTCTTTTACATTGGCAATGGTACATGCAGTTTGCAAATGTGCAAATGAAATAGAGGCGTTTCGTTATCGGTTTGTTGACGGACAGATTGTTTTGTTTGAAAAGATAGATACTGCATTTACATATCTTAATCAGGAAACAGAATTGTTCAAGGTAGTCAATGTACCTATGATAGATGATCTGAAAGAATATTGTGAACTGGCAACAAAAGTGGCAAATGAACAGAAAGAGTATTTTACGGGACCTTTAGGAAATGATGTGTTTCAATGTTCTCCCATGCCGTGGGTAACATATACGCATATTTCCCACACTAATTCGGGTAAAAAAGATAATGCAACACCGCTTTTTGATTGGGGAAAATATTATGAGAAAGATGGAAAACTTTTGATTCCAATTTCTGTGCAGGCACATCATTCTTTTGTAGATGGTTTGCATATCGGACAGTTTGTGGAAAAATTGCAAAAATTGTTAAACGAATGGTGA
- a CDS encoding flavin reductase family protein, translating to MKIEIGKVFPQYFKPSYPEEFELFSHLETTAAIPTVLFAITTWKENEKPNVCFHAWSCFHGDKTAFFAVMGNLYQHTHTYANIQREKCFCINFLPISYYDKLIKTINHNDYEADEFSVGNFSLVNAKTIHAPMIQEAFVNIECTLQRTQDLSGAGITSMIIGQVQHISVEEEYAQGYEKRYGKDGFMMLVPAPQDLKTGEPNQSAIATINIEKYD from the coding sequence ATGAAAATAGAAATAGGGAAAGTGTTCCCGCAGTATTTCAAGCCCTCATATCCAGAGGAATTTGAACTGTTTTCCCATTTAGAAACAACGGCGGCAATTCCTACGGTTTTATTTGCAATTACCACATGGAAAGAAAACGAAAAGCCGAATGTCTGCTTCCACGCATGGAGTTGCTTTCATGGTGATAAAACGGCTTTCTTTGCGGTTATGGGAAACCTCTATCAGCATACCCATACCTATGCAAATATCCAAAGAGAAAAATGCTTTTGTATCAATTTTCTTCCAATAAGCTATTACGATAAGCTGATAAAAACAATTAACCATAATGACTATGAAGCTGATGAATTTTCAGTAGGAAATTTTTCTCTTGTAAATGCCAAGACCATTCATGCTCCAATGATACAGGAGGCATTTGTAAACATAGAGTGTACTTTACAAAGAACACAAGATTTAAGCGGTGCAGGTATTACTTCCATGATTATCGGACAGGTACAGCATATTTCCGTTGAGGAAGAATATGCACAGGGCTATGAAAAACGATATGGAAAAGACGGATTTATGATGTTAGTCCCTGCCCCACAAGACTTAAAAACAGGAGAACCTAATCAATCAGCGATTGCTACGATAAATATTGAAAAGTATGACTGA
- a CDS encoding VOC family protein, whose product MKYVCTVISVADISAAKKFYEELFGLEVYQDYGKNIAFTCGLALQQDFDWLVNIPKEKVLKKSNNAEVVFEEQDFDGFLNRLKEYPEIEYLGEVIEHSWGQRVIRFYDLDEHLIEVGEDMKMVIKRFLASGMSMEEVSAKMDVSIEDLTKLLNS is encoded by the coding sequence ATGAAGTATGTATGTACAGTTATATCGGTAGCGGATATCAGCGCCGCAAAAAAGTTTTATGAGGAACTGTTCGGGCTAGAGGTCTATCAGGATTACGGAAAGAATATCGCTTTTACCTGCGGTCTGGCATTACAGCAGGATTTTGACTGGCTGGTAAATATACCAAAGGAAAAAGTATTGAAGAAATCTAACAATGCAGAAGTCGTCTTTGAGGAACAGGACTTTGACGGTTTTCTGAACAGGCTAAAAGAATATCCTGAGATTGAATATCTGGGAGAAGTCATTGAGCACAGCTGGGGACAGCGCGTAATTCGGTTCTACGATCTGGACGAGCATCTCATAGAGGTTGGCGAGGATATGAAGATGGTGATAAAACGGTTTCTTGCTTCCGGTATGTCTATGGAAGAAGTTTCTGCGAAAATGGACGTATCTATTGAGGATTTGACAAAACTTCTGAATAGTTAA
- a CDS encoding MBL fold metallo-hydrolase, with translation MDKWFTIDQIDEDTYIISEYRHWEETHCYLLNGSSRSLLIDTGLGICNIYDEVMKLTNKPVTAVATHIHWDHIGGHKYFSDFYAHAEELSWLNGEFPLTIETIREMVADRCDLPDGYDTGTYEFFQGTPTKVLEDGENIELGGRNIQVLHTPGHAPGHMCFWESDRGYLFTGDLVYKDTLFAYYPSTDPDAYLASLEKISELPVKRVFPAHHSLDIQPEILSRMRNAFRQLREDGKLHHGSGTFDYGDWAVWL, from the coding sequence ATGGATAAATGGTTCACGATTGACCAGATTGATGAAGATACATATATTATCAGCGAATACCGGCATTGGGAGGAGACGCATTGCTATCTTTTAAATGGCTCCAGCCGCAGCTTATTGATTGATACGGGTCTAGGAATCTGCAATATTTATGATGAAGTAATGAAGCTGACAAATAAGCCTGTTACGGCCGTGGCTACCCATATTCATTGGGATCATATTGGCGGCCATAAGTATTTTTCGGACTTTTATGCCCATGCGGAAGAATTGAGCTGGCTGAACGGTGAGTTTCCGCTGACAATAGAAACAATCAGAGAGATGGTGGCAGACCGCTGCGATTTACCAGACGGTTACGATACAGGCACTTATGAGTTTTTCCAGGGGACGCCAACAAAGGTACTGGAGGATGGAGAGAACATTGAATTAGGTGGACGGAATATACAGGTATTGCATACCCCGGGCCATGCTCCGGGGCATATGTGTTTCTGGGAATCAGACAGAGGTTATCTGTTTACCGGAGACTTGGTTTACAAGGACACTTTATTTGCCTATTATCCGTCAACAGACCCGGACGCATACCTTGCTTCTCTTGAAAAGATTTCGGAGCTTCCAGTCAAACGGGTTTTTCCTGCGCATCATAGTTTGGATATTCAGCCGGAGATTTTAAGCAGAATGAGAAATGCGTTCAGGCAGTTACGAGAAGATGGTAAATTACATCACGGCAGCGGTACATTTGACTATGGAGATTGGGCAGTATGGTTATAA